The Xiphias gladius isolate SHS-SW01 ecotype Sanya breed wild chromosome 17, ASM1685928v1, whole genome shotgun sequence genome includes the window AAGGCTCTTTTGTCCTAAGTACGGAACTTatgaaacagaattaaaaaaatgttttgggaaTGTAAACGGTAATTTCCAGAACTTATTTTAGGTAATAAAATTGCATAAGAATAAAGCCAGTCCTGCCATGCAGAACACACTGATGGCGATGGGTAGCGCAGTTAACTCATTAACCTCAAAATGAAACTTTTGCTGCAAGTGATCATCTTTCTGTTGGagttttcattattcattgaTGGACTGATCATTGTTCCTATGACCTAGGTTACCTGAAGATCCTGGATATCCCCAAAGGAGCCCGACACCTGCTGATCCAGGAGTTCAAAGGGACTCCTCACATCTTAGGTAGGAGAAGGGAGGTAGACCACATTTGGTCTGACATGAAGATCTTCTGTAGCTTATTATTCTCTGGAAAACCTTGTTTTTTGCTGCAGCGGTGAAGAACCAGGAGACGGGTCACCTCTTCCTCAATGATGAAGAAGAGCTCCCAGAATCCCGTGTGGTGATCGAGAAGGGTGTGGCGTGGGAGTACAGCAACACTGAGGAGCAAGAGTCCATCCAGACCACAGGACCACTGAAGTACGGAGTCCTGCTAATGGTCAGTCTGTCAACATGGGAATCCAAGTCcaatgtgtttacattctgtCTGATTAGAAGCTAAACCAGAGCAACCCTAGCCttgctttgtttctgtgcaTTAGGTCCGTTCCCATAGCGATTCCAAGGTGACGGTGTCCTATAAGTACATCATACAGGACCATCTCCGGTCCTCACTGGAGTCCAACCTGGTGCAGGAGGACACCATTTACTATGAGTGGGCGCTGAAAAAGTGGTCGCACTGCTCCAAACCCTGTGGAGGAGGTACACAACTCTGCAGCTGGTAACAGCCTGTTCTTTTGGTTACCAAGGtaacatgtgtgtgttgttaacGGTAATCTCTGGTTGCCAGGGAAACAGTACACGAGGTTCGGCTGCAGGAGGAAGGCCGATGGGAAAATGGTTCACAGGATGTTCTGTTCCAACATCAACAAACCGAGAGCCATCAACCGCAACTGCAACACAGATGCCTGCAGCTCACCACGGTAACGCATTACAGGTCTCcatggtaacactttacaaGTCACTACAGTAACACACTACTGATAcgtgtgtggtgctgttgcaCTGCATTGCATAATGTTGACAAATGTTCCTATAATTCTGTTCAGcccattcaaatcaatgagggcaggctaaacaacagacacacctctttATATAACACAACGCAGTTCAACAGtagcacaaactgcagcctccattATGATCATATAGCTGAATCAACACGTCTGAAACATAGTTTAAtccaaaactgaacattagaaccttaatgaaggaggatttattgcaggactgttggattatACAGCATTTGTTTTAGCTAGGGGAACTTAATTAACTGACGACTGACTGTAGAAACAGCATTGCTAACATCAGGATAAACCAATCAAATGTAATAAGTGTAGACAAACACTTTAAATATTCTGTCCCCTCAGCTGGGTGACTGGGGACTGGGAGGACTGCAGCGCCTCCTGTGGTCAGACTGGTTGGCAGCGGCGCTGGGTGAGCTGCCAGCTGGagtccagcagggggcagcagcaGCGCTCAGTGCACAGCAAACTCTGTCAGGACAACCGACCAGATGGGAAACGTGCCTGCAACCGCTTTCCTTGCCCCGCCACATGGCGAGCCGGGCCATGGACACCGGTACAAGGACTTAAAACAGGGACAGAACATAAGAAAAGTTTCTTGTGTTACCACCAGGAGTCCTCCTAAATGGTCGGACTGCCTCTGCCCTCCTTTTTTACTGGACTATCTCTAACTTCCTTTTTTACTGGACTACCTCTTACTTCCTTCTGTCTGGAATACCTCAACATTCCTTCTATCAGAAATACCTACTCCCTGCTTTATAGATTTCACTTCACTTTCATTTATCACAagatacattatctcaaggcactttaaaAAGTCAGGTCTAGACCTGACAATGTTAGAGAGAGAAACCCAATAGTTCTGCCATTAGCAACCACTTGGTGACAGGGGAGAGGGAAAATTACTCAGAGTAGTGGCAGTCTTCCTCGCCATTTTGGGTTGAGAGgggagaaatgggggagagaggagaaagagggggcaGAGGGGGAGACCAGGAACAGCTATATATACTGTTGTACTCAACCCCTGTCAGACTGGCTgttataatgatgataataacagtGATACTTATAGGTgtaatgttattaataaaagcagcaacaatAGCAgcatctaataataataatgatgatgatgataacaacaacaataacaagaagaagaagaagaaaattaataacaataatgatgagTGCtgagtagtagtggcagatcCAGAACCTGTAGGTCCGGAGTCAGAGAgacctgcagaatgaggacagcgagagagaagacacaaagttaatgacatgctgTAGAGTGATATAAGTgcatggagagagaagaagtgctcAGTGTATCATGGGAGTTCCCCCAGCAACCTCACCCTATAGAACTAAGAAatggttcagggctcacctTAGCCAGCtctaactataagctttatcaaagaggaaagtttgAAGCGTAATCTTAAAGACAATCTTAGAGACGGTGTCTGCCTCCAGaaacaaaactggaagatggttccacagtagaggagcatgataactgaaggctctgcctcccattctacttttggagactctaggaaccacaagtaagtCTGCGTTCTGGAAGCACAGTGTACAGtggtactatgagctctttagAAGTCCGGGTGTCCTGCATACTTGTTTTATGTGTAGGGCAAAGGACATATCCTGGTCCAAAATGACCCTTGGGTTCCTTACAGTAAAACTGGATGCCAAGGTAATGCCATCCTAAGTAACTATATGACTgcaaaacttcagttttgtcgTAATTTAGTTGTAAAAAAATTACAGGTCACCCCGGCCTTTATGTCTTTAAGACATGCCTTAAGTTTGATTACCTGATTAGTTTTATCTGGCTTCGTATATTAATACAGCCCggtgtcatctgcatagcaatggaaattTATATGGTGCTTCCTGAGAATATTGCCTAAAAGAAGCATAAATAGGGTGAAAAGTTTTGGTCCtagcacagaaccttgtggaactccgtgactaacttttgagtctATGGAAGAGTCATCATTCACGTGAACAAACTAGAATCTACTTGATAAATGTGACTTAAATCAGTTTAGTGCGGTTCCTTTAATCCCAGTGACATTTCCTCtcaccttgtttttttctggaataCCTCTGCCCTCCCTCTTTTGGAACTATCTCTACCCTCCCTGCTTTTTGAAATATCTCTAActcctttttttccagatttcctctaactttgttttttctggacTACTTCGACTTTCGTTTTTCCAGAATGACCTATAACTTCCCTCTTCTTGGAATACCTCTAACTTTTTTCTTGCTGGAAAATCTCTGGACTACCTTTACCTACCTCTTACTGGAGTACCCCTACCTTGTATGTTTCTGGTCTACCTctaacttcctttttttcctgtactAACTTGAACTTGCTTCCTTTTGGACTACCTCTACTTCTTTTTGTCTGGTCTCTCTAAATTCCTTCTTTCTCGACTACCTCTAAGTCCCTTCTGTCAGGACTACCTCtacctttcttctttctgcacTACCTCTAACTCCCTTCTTTCAGGGCTACCTCACATCGTCATTTCAGgactttctctttcttctttcttgacTACCACATAACGTGGAAAGTTAGGGACTACTTTTAGCCTTAGGGCGTTTCGGAAAGAAAACAAGATCAATAACTCTCTGGTTAGAATCTGAATGTCAGAATCTGatcagtgtctttgtgtttgtagtgTTCAGTATCTTGTGGAATTGGGACTCAGGAGCGTCAGGTTGCGTGTTCAAGTCCTGAGGGTTCAGCCGGAAACTGCAGTGGACTTCAACCATTTACAACCCGCACCTGCCAGTCCCCACCCTGCAACGGTAGGAACTGAGCAATTACATCCCATACATTTGTTTAttgaggaagggagggagagatgctgagagttgacatttgtgttttctgtccaaAAGCAccgattgtgtgtgtttgcccccccccccgcaggCGACCAGAAGAACGCCATCATCCAGTGGCTTTCCAGATCCAATCCAGACTTCCCAACTCCAAAGACCTCCTCCAGTAAAATACACAGACTCCTCCTGATTCATCCACAggcttcttctctttctcctcctgctgaTTTTGAtcattccttttcttctccttccatCCTTCTAGGAGGCAGAGTTGATCGTGATTGTTACTCAGGTTTTTGATGTCTGAGATAACGGCTGATTGATTTAAGATTGATTGGATGTCCTAGGATGGATGGTGATTTTTATTGATTCTGCAAAGTGGCAGGACAAATGTACAAAGAGGGTAGAAGAATGAAGTTTGATTTTTTGATGGTGTCTGCAGGCACAAAGCCAGATGTCCTAGGGGTTCTTTTGAAATTCTTATTGTTTTCTTAAAACTCATGTAGGTTTATTTGAAGTAATTCAGACCCAATCATCTCCGCGCATTAACATGTGATCTGTATCTAGATCATGAAGAACACATGTTAATGCAGATGTAAATGACATCTATAATATGTAACATGTGTCATTGTACTTTTGAGCCGAATACTTAAGGAAATGAATCTGACTTCACCTGTTCCTGCTATCTCAAGCTGCCTGTCAAAATCAAGGTTAAAGACAAGTActgcaaagtaaaaataattagaGACGTTTTTTAGACTGAGCGCTGATCCTGCTCTGTCTCCAGGGCAGCGTTGCCGTGGTGACCGGTCAGCGTTTTGTCGGATGGAGGTGTTGAGTCGGTACTGCTCCATTGCAGGATACCGGCAAATGTGCTGCAAGTCCTGCAGCGAGGTAAACATCAGCAACTCTGACAACCCCAGCAGCCTCAGCAACACGAACCTGCCAATCACCAACAGCAGGTCAGTCACAGTAAGACAAAAAGACTATATACACAcctaaaagacaaacaaaatgtggGGGTTGAGGGCTGTCCccattaaaaatatgcaaattaatcaaatacACGATAAAAGTTCATCTGAATCGCAAACAAATCTTGTTTAATAAGTTTTTAAAGACACTGAGAATCTGAGGATTTCTGGTGTAAAAGTCTGTTAATTTCATCAGCGAAAACTatgccaaaaaatattttgttggaAAACTTGTACTAATTGAGACAAAAACTATGTTTTATCAGTTTgtctacaaacaaacagtaaataatataaaagatgatataaaaaacaaattacttgtTTAGTACAaagtctctgtttttttgtgtcctaGCTTGTGGATATCGACCACGGAGACAGTGAACTCAGCGTCCACCTCCACCCGGTCTGATAGCAGCGACATCGTCAGTGACATCATCAGCACTCCACCTCCCAGTTTCACTGTATCTCCACGCACCAATATCAGGAGCCATACCGACTTCATCTACGTGGAGTACGACGATTATGATGAATATTCGTCCTATGAGAACCCTTCAGTTTCCTCTGAGACTCTGGATATCATTCCAACTACTCCTACCCCAACTACAGCTTCTACTACTTCTATTCCcattactactactaccacgAGGCGTCCACGAAAAACTGCTCCACCACATTTATTCAAGAAGAAAACTACCGCTCCCACAATGTCCCCTGCTACAGTTCCCATGGTAACCCCTAATAGTCCAACTCCGTCACCTGTCTGGATGTCTGCCGCCCCAAAGTTTCCCGCCGTAACATCAACTGATCCTGATGACATCTTCACCACAACGTCGTCACCGAACACATCATCAGGAGGACAGAACCTTCAAACTAAAATCAATCTAACAGAAACTGAACCAGTGCCGACATCTTCGTCTTCCTTCCCACTCTTTAAGAAGAACAACTCGGTGGACGAGGTCTCGTACCAGATCGTGGGATTGGACGGGGACATCCCCAGAGGACAGCAGAACTACTTTGTGCCGCGGATGCCGCCATTCCGCGAGCGTACACAAAACAAACGTATCCAGGAGCTTCTGAACGAGAAACGACGACAGGATCTTCTAAAGAGACCTAACAGGAGCAGAGAGGGCCGGACTGACAGGAAGCAAACTGGattataaaaacactaaaatacaTCGGCAGGGTATAGTTTTATTGTTCACTCATGATGTCGCATGTGCAACTTGCTCATTTTCTGCTAACGCTAACCGACTCTTAacaagaaacagagacagactgcaCAGCCGACCAACAAAACGAACAGGTGAAGATGATTTTCCAACCATGTTTCCTAAAGTTTACAGTTAATACCTCTTATAAAAGTGAGCTGTCCAAAAATTAAAGTCTTCACTCGATGCTTGAAGGTTGAGAAATTTAAGACCAGAACGTGGAAACATTTGCTTCAGTCTTCAAACTCCTGGTCTGTTCAGGTTTTGCTGGTTGTCAGTCGTTGGTTTTATCATTCATGATGTTTGTACCGAATAATCCTGTTTCTAAATAAAGCAAAGTCTCATCCAGCTGCTGATGTCATTATGACTCATCAACATCTGTTAACGCTCAAACACAAACCTCACGGCTTTAGAGTCCAGAGACTATATTACACCCCATCTAATTCTTTTATTCAGCTAAACCCTCAGGTCCTTTCTGaactatttgtttttaacaattttttggTGTCAAAAGAGCACTTTGGTGTTGGTAATGTTCCTAAACCTTGTCTGACTTTTTCTGTGAGGTTTGTGTATATCGTGAGTGTTTAAAGTCAGATTCATGCAACTAACTTTACTGCACAAACATGTACATTGTTTGTTTCAGCCTGATGAATATATGTTTGCAAGATTTGATTATTAGCATAATCGCTGTATATAAAGGTGCTTTCAGACGGTTTGGCTGTTACTGCCTCCTCCACTGTCTTCACTGTAATGGTGGCAGCTGGTGGCAAGCAGAGGGAGGGTAGCTGCCGCCTGAGCTGATGATGGTGCGGCTTTTCCAATCTGCCATCGTATCGTGGTCAATACAGGAGCTGTTTTTATCTGATATCTGAGTTCACCTCTACATCGGCAGTGACCAAATCAATCAACAACAACATGTCTGGTCTGCGACTTTAAACGAGTGTGTTTACTAGTGTCCTTGTTATGTTGAGGTATGTGGAGAATCCCAGTTGTGTGGTCCACATGTAAACCTCATATCATGTCCTGGTTTCAGAAATTGGAAGATTTTGAAtgcacagcttttttttgtgatggaGTATACTTTCATTGAACTATTTGTAGATCTGAATACTCCATCCAGCACTGAATATGGTCAGcagtccacatacttttggacATACAGTGTGGCTGTGAATCCCTAAAGGTGATGTATCCTTACCTGTAATCAGACATCTCTAATAAAACTCAGAAATGACCTGAGTTTTCAGTCACATGTTTAAAGATGTTCCTGGATCAGTTTGAACTCAGCAGAGAGACTCTGATTCACAGATATATGTGgtttttctttgactgtttATCATGAAGACCAGCTGCTTAAACTGAATTCAGATCAGATGAGTCAAGTCACGTTTTAATGTCTGCAGGTTGTGTTGGATAAGTGGAAACAGCTGACTGCTTTGAAAACaggtttctgtc containing:
- the adamts2a gene encoding A disintegrin and metalloproteinase with thrombospondin motifs 2 isoform X3, with the translated sequence MAADTDAGMIRTGQEEFFIEPLDRRRTEGGEDEEEGGRQHIVYRSSAIKKQPAVNQTPDDFLRGPLLGSLNLNQNALWSTSSSARRRRYIEEAELFNIEVLLAVDYSVLLFHGRDHIQKYLLTLMNIVNEIYQDHSLGANINVVLVRIIMLSPTKSQELISVGNPQKSLENVCGWSYLQQREQSHAEQHDHTIYLTRQEFGPSGMQGYAPVTGMCRLYRSCVLVLEDGFSSAFVAAHETGHVLGMEHDGEANNCADDVPLGSIMSPRVQATFHRYHWSRCSWRELHQYLHTYDCLRDDPFNHDWPAQPQLPGFQYSMDQQCRYDFGPGYSLCTAYTTHDPCKQLWCSDYNNPFFCKTKKGPPLDGTKCGPGKHCFKGFCMKLTPDLLRQDGSWGMWSSYGSCSRTCGGGVRFRTRRCDNPAPANGGRTCFGNGYEFQLCSQEECPPLTDFREDQCKVWNPFFEHEGKKHQWLPYEHPDPDERCQLYCQSKETAVVVSMNRMTHDGTPCSYSDAYSVCVRGECEHVGCDGQIASDQQEDRCGVCGGDNSSCKIIKGNFTRSTRKQGYLKILDIPKGARHLLIQEFKGTPHILAVKNQETGHLFLNDEEELPESRVVIEKGVAWEYSNTEEQESIQTTGPLKYGVLLMVRSHSDSKVTVSYKYIIQDHLRSSLESNLVQEDTIYYEWALKKWSHCSKPCGGGKQYTRFGCRRKADGKMVHRMFCSNINKPRAINRNCNTDACSSPRWVTGDWEDCSASCGQTGWQRRWVSCQLESSRGQQQRSVHSKLCQDNRPDGKRACNRFPCPATWRAGPWTPCSVSCGIGTQERQVACSSPEGSAGNCSGLQPFTTRTCQSPPCNGDQKNAIIQWLSRSNPDFPTPKTSSRQRCRGDRSAFCRMEVLSRYCSIAGYRQMCCKSCSEVNISNSDNPSSLSNTNLPITNSSLWISTTETVNSASTSTRSDSSDIVSDIISTPPPSFTVSPRTNIRSHTDFIYVEYDDYDEYSSYENPSVSSETLDIIPTTPTPTTASTTSIPITTTTTRRPRKTAPPHLFKKKTTAPTMSPATVPMVTPNSPTPSPVWMSAAPKFPAVTSTDPDDIFTTTSSPNTSSGGQNLQTKINLTETEPVPTSSSSFPLFKKNNSVDEVSYQIVGLDGDIPRGQQNYFVPRMPPFRERTQNKRIQELLNEKRRQDLLKRPNRSREGRTDRKQTGL